The Lycium ferocissimum isolate CSIRO_LF1 chromosome 1, AGI_CSIRO_Lferr_CH_V1, whole genome shotgun sequence genome includes a region encoding these proteins:
- the LOC132057558 gene encoding protein arginine N-methyltransferase 1.5 — translation MTLGERQGDEKNDSKYCGVETEFNDDIPQLLSLNIHGGFDFVVAPLMDPAYRPSLLVSSNGGSGVLPFAGSDLVLSPSQWSSHVVGKISSWLDLDSEDEILRRDSEITLKQEIAWASHLSLQACLLPAPKGVTCANYARCVNQILQNLSNMQLWLRIPLEKSDDDDDGDRSPNSMGEEHRDSWEMWNSFRTLGEHHSQLSVALDVLSSLPSMNSLARWFGEPVRAAIINSNSFLTNARGYPCLSKRHQNLVTGFFNNSIQIVISGQQMQNLPTGTSGSNSHSNNQSEGVEGMQRHPLRSYLDYIAYLYQKMDPLPDQERFELGYRDYLQSPLQPLMDNLEAQTYETFEKDTTKYIQYQKAVAKALVDRVPDEKASTITSVLMVVGAGRGPLVRASLQAAEETGRKLRVYAVEKNPNAIVTLHSLLKIEGWEKIVTIVSSDMRCWDAPEKADILVSELLGSFGDNELSPECLDGAQRFLKEDGISIPSSYTSFFQPVTASKLYNDIKSHKDLVHFETAYVVKLHRVARLTSPQPVFTFNHPEDSTKKSNHRYKKLRFEIPADTGSALVHGFAGYFDSVLYKDVHLGIEPSTATPNMFSWFPIFFPLRTPMCVQPGIPLEVHIWRCCGTSKVWYEWGVTSPSSSPIHNCNGRSYWVGL, via the exons ATGACGCTTGGAGAAAGGCAAGGAGATGAGAAAAATGACTCCAAATACTGTGGTGTTGAAACGGAGTTCAATGATGATATCCCTCAACTTCTCTCCCTCAATATTCACGGTGGTTTCGACTTCGTCGTCGCGCCATTG ATGGATCCTGCTTATAGGCCTAGCTTACTGGTGAGTAGCAATGGTGGATCTGGGGTGCTTCCATTTGCTGGGTCGGACTTGGTGCTAAGCCCTTCCCAATGGAGTAGTCATGTAGTTG GTAAAATTAGCTCATGGCTTGACTTGGATTCTGAAGATGAGATTCTTCGGAGGGATTCTGAGATTACTTTAAAACAAGAAATAGCTTGGGCTTCTCACCTTTCACTGCAG GCCTGTCTTCTTCCTGCTCCCAAGGGAGTGACCTGTGCTAACTATGCTAGATGTGTGAATCAAATTTTACAGAATCTAAGCAATATGCAG TTATGGCTAAGAATTCCATTGGAGAAatctgatgatgatgatgatggagaTAGAAGTCCTAACTCTATG GGTGAAGAACATAGAGATTCATGGGAAATGTGGAACTCATTCCGTACTCTCGGTGAACACCACAGTCAGCTCTCAGTTGCACTTGATGTTCT ATCCTCATTACCCTCTATGAATTCACTTGCGCGGTGGTTTGGGGAGCCTGTTAGAGCTGCTATAATTAACTCCAAT AGTTTTCTTACCAACGCCCGTGGCTACCCTTGTCTGTCAAAACGGCACCAAAATCTAGTGACGGGGTTTTTTAACAACTCAATTCAG ATAGTGATTTCTGGACAACAAATGCAGAATCTCCCCACGGGAACTTCAGGGTCAAATTCTCATAGTAATAATCAAAGTGAAGGTGTTGAGG GCATGCAGCGACATCCGCTAAGGTCGTACCTGGACTACATTGCTTATTTGTACCAGAAGATGGATCCACTTCCTGATCAAGAACGTTTTGAG CTTGGTTATAGAGATTACTTGCAGTCTCCCTTACAG CCTCTCATGGACAATTTGGAGGCCCAAACTTATGAAACATTTGAGAAAGACACGACCAAGTACATACAG TATCAAAAAGCGGTTGCGAAAGCTTTAGTGGACAGGGTTCCAGATGAAAAGGCATCTACAATCACTTCT GTTTTGATGGTTGTTGGAGCTGGACGTGGACCTCTTGTCAGAGCTTCACTGCAG GCTGCTGAAGAAACCGGCCGCAAGCTGAGAGTTTATGCTGTCGAGAAAAATCCGAATGCGATCGTCACCCTACAT AGCTTACTAAAGATTGAGGGCTGGGAAAAAATTGTCACCATAGTTTCAAGTGACATGCGCTGCTGGGATGCTCCGGAGAAAGCTGACATTTTG GTTAGTGAATTACTTGGGTCATTTGGTGACAATGAGCTGTCACCCGAGTGTCTTGATGGTGCTCAAAGATTCCTGAAAGAAGACGGAATTTCAATCCCATCATC GTATACAAGTTTTTTCCAGCCTGTGACTGCTTCGAAATTATACAATGAT atcaAATCTCACAAAGATCTTGTGCACTTCGAAACTGCTTATGTTGTCAAGCTCCACCGTGTAGCGAGGCTTACTTCTCCTCAACCG GTCTTTACATTCAATCATCCAGAGGACTCAACTAAGAAAAGCAATCATCGGTATAAGAAGCTACGATTTGAGATACCCGCTGACACTGGATCAGCCCTGGTTCATG GATTTGCAGGCTATTTTGATTCTGTACTTTACAAGGACGTTCATCTTGGTATTGAACCATCAACAGCAACTCCGAACATGTTCAGCTG GTTCCCTATATTTTTCCCATTGCGAACACCTATGTGTGTTCAACCGGGCATTCCTCTAGAAGTTCACATTTGGCGTTGTTGTGGTACTTCAAAG GTTTGGTACGAGTGGGGCGTGACTTCTCCCAGCTCATCTCCTATACACAACTGCAATGGTCGCTCATACTGGGTTGGCTTGTAA